One Nocardioides luti DNA window includes the following coding sequences:
- a CDS encoding MDR family MFS transporter, which produces MTTSAVPAQPAETGEYSHAQILTILSGLMMGMFLGALDQTIVSTAIRTIADDLNGLSVQAWVTTAYLITSTITTPIYGKLGDLYGRKKLFMFSITVFILGSALCSFASSMYMLAAFRAFQGLGAGGLFTLVLAIIGDIVSPRERARYTGYFMAMFGTSSVLGPVVGGFFAGQGTLLGVSGWRWVFLVNVPIGIAALFVVARTLHVHHHRREVRIDWWGATFLVVTLVPLLTVAEQGREWGWGDPRSLTAYVVGGLGLVGFVVAEARMGDAALIPLRLFRIRAAAVTISASVIVGMAMFGGIMLLPLYMQIVHGASPMVSGFLMLPMVLGMMTASIGSGQVISRTGRIRLFPIVGSALVVVGLFLLSQVGADTWLPLVSGSMFVLGLGLGCCMQPLLLILQSAVPPTEIGVASSSATFFRQIGGTLGVAIFLSILFGSVGGNIQSAVRADAQTAAWQQTVRDPEVRADPLDGAVIDSLQHPTADGGVLGQVQDDSSIVDRMDPVLAHPFKVGFADSMARVFLIASGVGVLAFLILLLMPAVELRATSAAAAARSADVAP; this is translated from the coding sequence ATGACCACGAGCGCCGTACCCGCCCAGCCTGCCGAGACCGGCGAGTACTCCCACGCCCAGATCCTGACGATCCTGTCGGGCCTGATGATGGGCATGTTCCTCGGCGCCCTCGACCAGACGATCGTGAGCACCGCGATCCGGACCATCGCCGACGACCTGAACGGTCTCAGCGTCCAGGCCTGGGTGACGACGGCCTACCTCATCACCTCGACGATCACGACGCCGATCTACGGCAAGCTCGGCGACCTGTACGGGCGCAAGAAGCTCTTCATGTTCTCGATCACCGTCTTCATCCTCGGCTCCGCGCTGTGCTCGTTCGCCTCGTCGATGTACATGCTGGCGGCGTTCCGCGCCTTCCAGGGCCTGGGTGCCGGCGGCCTCTTCACGCTGGTGCTCGCGATCATCGGTGACATCGTGTCGCCGCGCGAGCGGGCCCGCTACACCGGCTACTTCATGGCGATGTTCGGGACGTCGAGCGTCCTCGGCCCCGTCGTCGGCGGCTTCTTCGCCGGGCAGGGGACGCTGCTCGGCGTCTCCGGCTGGCGCTGGGTCTTCCTCGTGAACGTGCCGATCGGCATCGCCGCGCTGTTCGTCGTCGCGCGCACCCTGCACGTGCACCACCACCGCCGCGAGGTGCGCATCGACTGGTGGGGCGCGACGTTCCTCGTCGTCACGCTGGTGCCGCTGCTGACCGTGGCCGAGCAGGGGCGCGAGTGGGGCTGGGGAGACCCGCGCTCGCTCACGGCGTACGTCGTCGGCGGGCTCGGCCTGGTCGGCTTCGTCGTGGCCGAGGCCCGGATGGGCGACGCGGCGCTGATCCCGCTGCGGCTCTTCCGGATCCGGGCGGCGGCCGTGACGATCTCGGCCAGCGTCATCGTCGGCATGGCGATGTTCGGGGGCATCATGCTGCTGCCGCTCTACATGCAGATCGTGCACGGGGCCTCACCGATGGTCTCCGGCTTCCTGATGCTCCCGATGGTGCTCGGGATGATGACCGCGTCGATCGGGTCCGGCCAGGTGATCTCGCGGACGGGCCGCATCCGGCTCTTCCCGATCGTGGGGTCCGCCCTCGTCGTCGTCGGGCTCTTCCTGCTGTCGCAGGTGGGCGCGGACACCTGGCTGCCGCTGGTGAGCGGGTCCATGTTCGTGCTCGGCCTGGGCCTCGGGTGCTGCATGCAACCGCTGCTGCTGATCCTGCAGAGCGCGGTGCCGCCCACCGAGATCGGGGTCGCGTCGAGCTCGGCGACCTTCTTCCGCCAGATCGGCGGAACGCTCGGCGTCGCGATCTTCCTGTCCATCCTGTTCGGCAGCGTGGGCGGCAACATCCAGTCCGCCGTGCGCGCCGACGCCCAGACCGCGGCCTGGCAGCAGACCGTGCGCGACCCGGAGGTCCGCGCGGACCCGCTGGACGGCGCCGTCATCGACTCGCTCCAGCACCCGACCGCGGACGGTGGCGTGCTCGGGCAGGTCCAGGACGACTCGTCGATCGTGGACCGGATGGACCCGGTGCTCGCGCACCCCTTCAAGGTCGGGTTCGCCGACTCGATGGCCCGGGTCTTCCTGATCGCCTCGGGCGTCGGCGTCCTCGCGTTCCTGATCCTGCTGCTGATGCCGGCCGTCGAGCTCCGGGCCACGTCGGCCGCGGCCGCGGCACGCTCCGCGGACGTCGCTCCCTGA
- a CDS encoding calcium:proton antiporter: MDATTRPRITWTTLTPPLALVVLALSWGRHPGTPVVALIAVVLIGAVLAAVHHAEVVAHRVGEPFGSLVLAVAVTVIEVALIVTLMITADKDTSGLARDTVFAAVMISMNGIVGLALLVAALKHHLAVFNPEGTGSALATVVTLAGVALVLPRFTTTEPGAEFSSSQLAFAAVASLALYAMFVFTQTIRHRDFFLPVATGKGPVDADGDGHADPPSNREAWTSLALLVVALVAVVGLAKVESPAIEDAVAALGFPQAFVGVVIALLVLLPESIAAVRAAARNNTQISLNLAYGSAMASIGLTIPTIAVASIWLDGPLALGLDSMQIVLLFLSVIVSVLTVVPGRAKPLQGGVHLVLLSAYLFLSIKP; encoded by the coding sequence ATGGACGCGACGACCCGGCCCCGGATCACCTGGACCACCCTGACGCCCCCGCTGGCGCTGGTCGTCCTCGCGCTCAGCTGGGGCCGGCACCCCGGCACCCCGGTCGTGGCCCTGATCGCCGTCGTGCTGATCGGGGCGGTGCTGGCCGCCGTGCACCACGCCGAGGTCGTGGCGCACCGGGTCGGCGAGCCCTTCGGCTCGCTGGTGCTGGCGGTCGCGGTCACCGTGATCGAGGTGGCGCTGATCGTCACGCTGATGATCACCGCGGACAAGGACACCTCCGGGCTCGCCCGCGACACCGTCTTCGCCGCCGTGATGATCTCGATGAACGGCATCGTCGGGCTGGCGCTGCTCGTCGCGGCGCTGAAGCACCACCTGGCGGTCTTCAACCCCGAGGGCACCGGCTCGGCCCTCGCCACCGTCGTCACGCTGGCGGGCGTGGCGCTGGTCCTCCCCCGCTTCACGACCACCGAGCCGGGGGCGGAGTTCTCCTCCTCCCAGCTGGCCTTCGCCGCGGTGGCGTCGCTGGCGCTCTACGCGATGTTCGTCTTCACCCAGACCATCAGGCACCGCGACTTCTTCCTGCCCGTCGCGACCGGCAAGGGGCCGGTCGACGCCGACGGCGACGGGCACGCCGACCCGCCCTCGAACCGCGAGGCGTGGACCAGCCTGGCGCTGCTGGTGGTCGCCCTGGTGGCCGTCGTCGGGCTGGCCAAGGTGGAGTCCCCCGCCATTGAGGACGCGGTCGCCGCGCTGGGCTTCCCCCAGGCGTTCGTCGGCGTCGTGATCGCCCTGCTCGTGCTGCTGCCGGAGTCGATCGCCGCCGTGCGCGCCGCCGCCCGCAACAACACCCAGATCAGCCTGAACCTCGCCTACGGCTCCGCGATGGCCTCGATCGGGCTCACGATCCCGACCATCGCGGTGGCCAGCATCTGGCTCGACGGTCCGCTGGCGCTGGGCCTGGACTCGATGCAGATCGTGCTGCTGTTCCTCTCCGTGATCGTCTCCGTGCTGACGGTCGTCCCCGGCCGGGCCAAGCCGCTGCAGGGCGGGGTGCACCTGGTGCTGCTCTCGGCGTACCTCTTCCTCTCGATCAAGCCCTGA
- a CDS encoding HNH endonuclease signature motif containing protein has product MKTFTDDGPRHAISRAVRDVGERISEVAETPVWSMTPDEAGATLVDITRQIARLTELEARVALHAASVEVGSSVGATSTQAWWATQTAQTHRSTAAKIHLAQALGRWHVVRQALSSGAILTEQAQVIVRALDDLPDDVDPETRVLAEKHLVDLAADHDAVDLRRLGRGLLDVIDPAAGEEEERRRLEEEERKARQKMRLTMSDDGHGSCHGRFTIPAAQGAMLKKILQGIAAPKHQTAVHGAGATIERKPSPERLGAALCELIERYPTDRLPNAGGVNATVVITMPLETLLGAERAATLDTGDKITASQARRLACEAGIIPAVLGGKSQVLDLGRTRRYFSKAQHLALGIQQGGCTADGCDWPPSMCHAHHDQLWSEGGNTDLKDGRLLCPKHHARAHDPTFTMTKLPGGKVAFTRRT; this is encoded by the coding sequence ATGAAGACGTTCACCGACGACGGCCCGCGCCACGCGATCTCGCGTGCCGTGCGCGATGTCGGCGAACGCATCAGCGAGGTCGCTGAGACCCCCGTCTGGTCCATGACACCGGACGAGGCCGGTGCCACACTCGTCGACATCACCCGACAGATCGCCCGGTTGACGGAGCTCGAGGCCCGCGTCGCGTTGCACGCTGCCTCCGTCGAGGTCGGCTCCTCCGTCGGGGCCACGTCGACCCAGGCGTGGTGGGCGACCCAGACCGCCCAGACCCACCGCAGCACGGCGGCGAAGATCCACCTGGCCCAGGCCCTGGGCCGCTGGCACGTCGTCCGCCAGGCCTTGTCCTCCGGGGCGATCCTGACCGAGCAGGCCCAGGTCATCGTGCGGGCCCTGGACGACCTGCCCGATGACGTCGACCCCGAGACCCGGGTGCTCGCGGAGAAGCACCTCGTCGACCTCGCCGCCGACCACGACGCAGTCGACCTGCGCCGACTCGGCCGCGGACTTCTCGACGTCATCGACCCCGCCGCGGGTGAGGAAGAAGAACGTCGCCGCCTCGAGGAAGAGGAGCGCAAGGCCCGCCAGAAGATGCGCCTCACCATGTCCGATGACGGGCACGGGTCCTGCCACGGCCGCTTCACCATCCCCGCCGCCCAAGGCGCCATGCTGAAGAAGATCCTCCAGGGCATCGCCGCCCCCAAGCACCAGACCGCCGTCCACGGCGCCGGCGCCACCATCGAGCGGAAGCCCAGCCCCGAACGGCTGGGTGCGGCGCTCTGCGAGCTCATCGAGCGTTACCCCACCGATCGGCTCCCCAACGCCGGCGGAGTGAACGCGACGGTGGTGATCACGATGCCGTTGGAGACGCTCCTCGGTGCCGAAAGAGCCGCGACGCTGGACACCGGCGACAAGATCACCGCCTCCCAGGCCCGCCGCCTCGCCTGCGAGGCCGGCATCATCCCCGCCGTGCTCGGCGGCAAGTCCCAGGTCCTCGACCTCGGCCGCACCCGCCGCTACTTCTCCAAGGCCCAGCACCTCGCGCTCGGCATCCAGCAAGGCGGTTGCACCGCCGACGGGTGCGACTGGCCACCGAGCATGTGCCACGCCCACCACGACCAGCTCTGGTCCGAGGGCGGCAACACCGACCTCAAGGACGGCCGCCTGCTCTGCCCGAAGCACCACGCCCGAGCCCACGACCCCACGTTTACCATGACCAAGCTCCCCGGCGGGAAGGTCGCCTTCACCCGGCGGACCTAG
- a CDS encoding AAA family ATPase: protein MTRVVFMCGPSGSGKSTYARRLEAAGMVRLSFDAELWQRGVTEVPPPAEVRGEIEAALRKRLLALVGAGRDVVLDFSFWSRAMRDDYRGLLAPWGVVPETVYLATDRETVLARVRDRRGSHPDDFVLSDELAASYVDHFEPPTQDEGPLTVVTPS, encoded by the coding sequence ATGACGCGGGTGGTGTTCATGTGCGGGCCGTCGGGCTCGGGCAAGTCGACGTACGCCCGCCGACTCGAGGCCGCGGGGATGGTCCGACTGTCCTTCGACGCCGAGCTGTGGCAACGCGGCGTCACCGAGGTGCCACCCCCGGCCGAGGTCCGTGGCGAGATCGAGGCGGCGCTGCGGAAGCGGCTGCTGGCGCTGGTGGGGGCCGGACGGGACGTGGTGCTGGACTTCTCGTTCTGGTCGCGCGCGATGCGCGACGACTACCGGGGCCTGCTGGCGCCCTGGGGGGTCGTCCCGGAGACGGTCTACCTCGCCACCGACCGGGAGACCGTGCTCGCGCGGGTGCGCGACCGGCGCGGCAGCCATCCGGACGACTTCGTGCTCAGCGACGAACTCGCCGCGTCGTACGTCGACCACTTCGAGCCGCCCACCCAGGACGAGGGCCCGCTCACCGTCGTCACGCCTTCGTGA
- a CDS encoding DUF1905 domain-containing protein, whose product MELEFDGEVWSWRGPAPYHFVSVPEDDVELIRATATAVSYGWGMIPVSVRLGRTEAMTSLWPKDGGYVVPLKDALRKPEGVEIGDHVTVRLTIDV is encoded by the coding sequence ATGGAGCTCGAGTTCGACGGTGAGGTCTGGTCGTGGCGCGGCCCGGCGCCGTACCACTTCGTCAGCGTTCCCGAGGACGACGTGGAGCTGATCCGGGCGACCGCCACGGCCGTCAGCTACGGCTGGGGGATGATCCCGGTGAGCGTCCGGCTCGGCCGCACCGAGGCCATGACGTCGCTGTGGCCCAAGGACGGCGGCTACGTCGTCCCGCTCAAGGATGCGCTGCGGAAGCCCGAGGGCGTCGAGATCGGCGACCACGTGACCGTGCGGCTGACCATCGACGTCTGA
- the rodA gene encoding rod shape-determining protein RodA — protein MAQTRSMQTRSMAARPAQARSPQARPALRAPGLDWVLMLAVLALVVVGTLLVWSATSHRQDLTAGDSTAYVKKQLVNVAIGLVLLVIVMATDHRWVRIMAPLVYLASIGGLVLVLTMGSTINGSRSWLELGSMSIQPSEFAKLAVVIGMALLLAERAEGRWRSQVGTAEVVGMLVIAGVPATLIMLQPDLGTMLVLSATVFGVLAVSGAPRRWLLLLSGGGVTAAAAAVAAGFLKQYQVDRFMAFTNPDLDPRGAGYNVEQARIAVGNGGLFGQGLFHGSQTRAGFVPEQHTDFIFTVAGEELGLVGAGVLIGLLCLVIWRALSIAAHSEDVFGRVAAAGIACWFGFQAFQNVGMCLGIMPVTGVPLPFVSYGGSSMFAGMLAIGLLQNIHLRSTAQVPTRYTMPVRVLASR, from the coding sequence ATGGCCCAGACCCGGTCGATGCAGACCCGATCCATGGCGGCCCGTCCGGCACAGGCGCGCTCTCCGCAGGCCCGGCCGGCGCTGCGGGCGCCCGGCCTCGACTGGGTGCTGATGCTGGCCGTCCTGGCGCTCGTGGTCGTCGGGACGCTGCTGGTGTGGTCGGCCACCTCGCACCGCCAGGACCTCACGGCGGGCGACTCCACGGCGTACGTCAAGAAGCAGCTGGTCAACGTCGCCATCGGCCTGGTGCTGCTGGTGATCGTGATGGCGACCGACCACCGGTGGGTGCGGATCATGGCCCCGCTGGTCTACCTCGCCTCGATCGGCGGGCTGGTCCTGGTGCTCACCATGGGCAGCACGATCAACGGCTCCCGCTCGTGGCTGGAGCTCGGCAGCATGTCGATCCAGCCCTCGGAGTTCGCCAAGCTCGCCGTGGTGATCGGGATGGCGCTGCTGCTCGCCGAGCGGGCCGAGGGCCGCTGGCGCAGCCAGGTCGGCACCGCGGAGGTGGTCGGGATGCTCGTCATCGCCGGCGTCCCGGCGACGCTGATCATGCTGCAGCCCGACCTCGGCACGATGCTGGTCCTCTCGGCCACCGTGTTCGGCGTGCTCGCCGTCTCGGGGGCCCCGCGGCGCTGGCTGCTCCTGCTGTCCGGTGGCGGGGTCACCGCGGCGGCCGCCGCCGTGGCCGCGGGCTTCCTCAAGCAGTACCAGGTGGACCGCTTCATGGCCTTCACCAACCCCGACCTCGACCCGCGCGGTGCCGGCTACAACGTCGAGCAGGCCCGGATCGCCGTCGGCAACGGCGGGCTCTTCGGCCAGGGCCTCTTCCACGGCTCGCAGACCCGGGCCGGCTTCGTCCCCGAGCAGCACACGGACTTCATCTTCACCGTCGCCGGCGAGGAGCTCGGGCTCGTCGGGGCCGGCGTCCTGATCGGGCTGCTCTGCCTGGTCATCTGGCGCGCGCTGTCGATCGCGGCCCACAGCGAGGACGTGTTCGGCCGCGTCGCGGCCGCGGGCATCGCGTGCTGGTTCGGCTTCCAGGCCTTCCAGAACGTCGGCATGTGCCTGGGGATCATGCCGGTCACCGGCGTCCCGCTCCCGTTCGTGTCGTACGGCGGCAGCTCCATGTTCGCCGGCATGCTCGCCATCGGGCTGCTGCAGAACATCCACCTGCGCTCGACCGCCCAGGTCCCCACCCGCTACACGATGCCGGTGCGGGTGCTCGCCTCCCGCTGA
- the mrdA gene encoding penicillin-binding protein 2 — MASTSSPGRGSGGAVTGSRKSRLRLIVIQALVFSLFATLFARLYYLQVVSGDEYHAQAASQSVREIVVQPQRGLIVDDMGRPLVANRTSWVVSVDRTMLDKMGAHQRKVLIGRVSALVDQSPARIARRLVTCGEEGSVVGVCWNGSPYQPVPVSTDVRQATALRILEQPEDYPAVLAEQQSVRAYPQPFGVNLAHVLGYLSPITADEYDTARADDDTSLNGASSVGRAGVEKQYDKWLRGMPGYKRVAVDSMGRVLGDDSEIEGKPGDTLVTSIDARVQGVVEHQLASTIKLARQTYDKVTHRNYRADSGAVVVMEAKTGRIVSMASQPTYDPSVWVGGITKKQLARLYSEKAGTPLLGRATQGQFAPGSTWKPIMTVGALNNGYRQDTKLDCSSNLQVGNRVFKNYESEAYGYIDFARALELSCDTFFYRVGLHYWQKYGSDPANVDARDPLVEEAKKFGFGSETGVDLPGEASGRIADRHWKLSYWKSMKGYYCTMDEKGTAPNAFLKLFAHEFCLEGSYYRAGDAVNYAIGQGDTIVTPLQLARAYAALSNGGTLYAPRIAKAIVDADGTVVHQFAPQPEGKVDASAASLKYVDTALQGTPKVGTLAWKFIDFPLDKVHIRGKTGSAEVYGKQSTSWVATYDENYVVVMMVSQAGTGSGTSGPAVRKIWESLYGITGMSVNPARSAIPGTTPPAGLPTFMKDGSILPPARKD; from the coding sequence ATGGCCTCGACCTCGAGCCCCGGCCGCGGCTCGGGCGGTGCCGTGACGGGCTCGCGCAAGAGCCGGCTGCGGCTGATCGTGATCCAGGCGCTCGTCTTCTCGCTGTTCGCGACGCTCTTCGCCCGGCTCTACTACCTCCAGGTCGTCAGCGGCGACGAGTACCACGCCCAGGCCGCCTCGCAGTCCGTGCGCGAGATCGTCGTGCAGCCCCAGCGCGGCCTGATCGTCGACGACATGGGCCGCCCGCTGGTCGCCAACCGCACCTCGTGGGTCGTCTCGGTCGACCGCACCATGCTCGACAAGATGGGCGCCCACCAGCGCAAGGTGCTGATCGGCCGGGTCTCGGCACTGGTCGACCAGAGCCCCGCGCGGATCGCCCGGCGCCTGGTCACCTGCGGCGAGGAGGGCAGCGTCGTCGGCGTCTGCTGGAACGGCTCGCCCTACCAGCCCGTTCCGGTCTCCACGGACGTGCGCCAGGCCACCGCGCTCCGGATCCTCGAGCAGCCCGAGGACTACCCGGCCGTGCTCGCCGAGCAGCAGAGCGTCCGCGCCTACCCCCAGCCGTTCGGCGTGAACCTCGCCCACGTGCTGGGCTACCTGAGCCCGATCACCGCCGACGAGTACGACACCGCCCGCGCCGACGACGACACCTCCCTCAACGGTGCCTCGTCCGTCGGGCGTGCCGGCGTCGAGAAGCAGTACGACAAGTGGCTGCGCGGGATGCCCGGCTACAAGCGCGTGGCCGTCGACTCGATGGGCCGCGTGCTCGGCGACGACAGCGAGATCGAGGGCAAGCCCGGCGACACCCTCGTCACCTCCATCGACGCCCGGGTCCAGGGGGTCGTCGAGCACCAGCTGGCCTCCACGATCAAGCTCGCCCGCCAGACCTACGACAAGGTCACCCACCGCAACTACCGGGCCGACTCCGGCGCGGTCGTGGTGATGGAGGCCAAGACCGGTCGCATCGTGTCGATGGCCAGCCAGCCGACGTACGACCCCTCGGTCTGGGTCGGCGGCATCACCAAGAAGCAGCTCGCCCGGCTCTACTCCGAGAAGGCCGGCACGCCGCTGCTCGGCCGCGCGACCCAGGGCCAGTTCGCGCCCGGCTCGACGTGGAAGCCGATCATGACGGTGGGCGCGCTCAACAACGGCTACCGCCAGGACACCAAGCTCGACTGCTCGTCGAACCTCCAGGTCGGGAACCGCGTCTTCAAGAACTACGAGTCCGAGGCGTACGGCTACATCGACTTCGCCCGTGCCCTCGAGCTGTCCTGCGACACGTTCTTCTACCGCGTCGGCCTGCACTACTGGCAGAAGTACGGCTCGGACCCGGCGAACGTCGACGCCCGCGACCCGCTGGTCGAGGAGGCCAAGAAGTTCGGCTTCGGCAGCGAGACCGGCGTCGACCTCCCCGGCGAGGCCAGCGGCCGGATCGCGGACCGGCACTGGAAGCTGTCGTACTGGAAGTCCATGAAGGGCTACTACTGCACGATGGACGAGAAGGGCACCGCGCCCAACGCGTTCCTCAAGCTCTTCGCCCACGAGTTCTGCCTCGAGGGCAGCTACTACCGCGCCGGCGACGCCGTCAACTACGCGATCGGCCAGGGCGACACCATCGTCACCCCGCTCCAGCTGGCTCGCGCGTACGCCGCCCTCTCGAACGGCGGCACGCTCTACGCCCCGCGCATCGCCAAGGCGATCGTCGACGCCGACGGCACGGTCGTGCACCAGTTCGCACCGCAGCCCGAGGGCAAGGTCGACGCGTCGGCGGCGAGCCTGAAGTACGTCGACACCGCCCTGCAGGGCACCCCCAAGGTCGGCACCCTGGCCTGGAAGTTCATCGACTTCCCGCTGGACAAGGTGCACATCCGTGGCAAGACCGGCTCGGCCGAGGTCTACGGCAAGCAGTCCACGTCCTGGGTCGCGACGTACGACGAGAACTACGTCGTCGTGATGATGGTCAGCCAGGCCGGCACCGGCTCCGGCACCTCCGGCCCGGCGGTCCGCAAGATCTGGGAGTCGCTCTACGGCATCACGGGCATGTCGGTGAACCCGGCCCGCTCCGCCATCCCCGGCACCACCCCGCCCGCGGGGCTGCCCACGTTCATGAAGGACGGCTCGATCCTGCCGCCCGCGCGGAAGGACTGA
- the mreD gene encoding rod shape-determining protein MreD, which produces MTALRSLVAVVAIGVALVLQVSVFPHLAWQGIVPNLCLLVVVGAALTRGAQSAAVLGFVAGVALDLAPPADHVAGRWALALVVVGYVAGRVSQEAKPTASAVVATVAASSFIGTSVFAISGLLLRDPALAIPDLLQVILVAVLWDILLTPFVLPLVMAMFHRLEPARAA; this is translated from the coding sequence GTGACCGCGCTCCGCAGCCTCGTCGCCGTCGTGGCGATCGGCGTCGCCCTGGTCCTGCAGGTGTCGGTCTTCCCGCACCTCGCCTGGCAGGGCATCGTCCCCAACCTCTGCCTGCTGGTCGTCGTGGGTGCTGCCCTGACCCGCGGTGCGCAGTCCGCCGCGGTCCTGGGCTTCGTCGCCGGCGTCGCGCTCGACCTGGCCCCGCCGGCCGACCACGTCGCCGGCCGCTGGGCGCTGGCGCTCGTCGTCGTCGGGTACGTCGCCGGGCGGGTCAGCCAGGAGGCCAAGCCAACCGCGTCGGCCGTGGTGGCCACCGTCGCCGCCTCGTCGTTCATCGGCACCTCCGTCTTCGCGATCAGCGGGCTGCTCCTGCGCGACCCCGCGCTCGCGATCCCCGACCTGCTCCAGGTGATCCTGGTGGCGGTGCTCTGGGACATCCTGCTGACGCCGTTCGTGCTGCCCCTCGTGATGGCGATGTTCCACCGGCTCGAGCCGGCCCGGGCCGCCTGA
- the mreC gene encoding rod shape-determining protein MreC yields the protein MVDREKRWRGSERFEERGRPSRALMAALVLACLTLITLDYHGGADSPMEPARRVAGEVFGPIETGTTTAIRPFTAVPHWFKSRSSLNHDLATLQAENSRLKSEAATTDYDRNRLAEFEGLTAAADDLGYALVPARVVGLGSTQSFSRTVTIDAGSRAGLSPDMTVINNDGLVGRILRVTNTTATVLLIVDGESVVGGRVGESMEVGFLHGRGVLGKDGRLDLELIDDAVVPAKDDTVVTWGSDSGAPYVSGIPVGKVTSVYSSLRETSQRAVIDPYVDFASLDLVGVVVPSGTSSDRAVIEADGSLQ from the coding sequence ATGGTGGACCGCGAGAAGCGGTGGCGCGGCTCCGAGCGCTTCGAGGAGCGCGGCCGGCCGTCCCGGGCGCTGATGGCCGCCCTCGTGCTGGCCTGCCTGACCTTGATCACCCTCGACTACCACGGGGGTGCCGACTCGCCCATGGAGCCGGCGCGCCGCGTCGCCGGCGAGGTGTTCGGCCCGATCGAGACCGGCACCACCACCGCGATCCGCCCGTTCACCGCGGTCCCGCATTGGTTCAAGTCCCGCAGCTCGCTCAACCACGACCTCGCCACGCTCCAGGCCGAGAACTCCCGCCTCAAGTCGGAGGCCGCGACCACCGACTACGACCGCAACCGGCTCGCGGAGTTCGAGGGCCTCACCGCGGCCGCCGACGACCTCGGCTACGCCCTGGTCCCGGCCCGCGTGGTCGGCCTCGGCTCCACCCAGTCCTTCTCGCGCACGGTCACGATCGACGCGGGCTCGCGTGCCGGGCTCAGCCCCGACATGACCGTCATCAACAACGACGGCCTGGTCGGCCGGATCCTGCGCGTCACGAACACCACGGCCACCGTGCTGCTGATCGTCGACGGCGAGTCCGTCGTGGGCGGCCGCGTCGGGGAGAGCATGGAGGTCGGCTTCCTGCACGGCCGCGGGGTGCTCGGCAAGGACGGCCGACTGGACCTGGAGCTGATCGACGACGCCGTGGTGCCCGCCAAGGACGACACCGTCGTCACCTGGGGCAGCGACTCGGGCGCGCCGTACGTCTCCGGCATCCCGGTCGGCAAGGTCACCAGCGTCTACAGCTCGCTGCGCGAGACCTCGCAGCGCGCCGTCATCGACCCGTACGTCGACTTCGCCTCGCTCGACCTGGTCGGGGTGGTGGTGCCCTCGGGCACCTCCAGCGACCGGGCCGTCATCGAGGCCGACGGGAGCCTCCAGTGA
- a CDS encoding rod shape-determining protein — MANSFIGRDMAVDLGTANTLVYVRGKGVLLDEPSVVALNSTTGEILAVGHEAKRMIGRTPDNITAIRPLKDGVIADFEATEQMLRFFIQQVHRRRYFAKPRMVICVPSGITAVEQRAVKEAGYQAGARRVYIVEEPMAAAIGAGLPVHQATGNMVVDVGGGTTEVAVISLGGIVTSLSIRTAGDDLDQAIVAWMKKEYSLMLGERTAEEVKMTLGSAFPLPDEPEAEIRGRDMVSGLPRTVVVSSAEVRQALEEPLHAIVDAVRATLDQTPPELAGDIMDRGIVLTGGGALLRGLDERLRHETGMPVHVAEDPLTSVALGAGKCVEEFEALQQVLVSEPRRF; from the coding sequence ATGGCGAACAGCTTCATCGGTCGTGACATGGCCGTGGACCTCGGCACCGCCAACACGCTCGTCTACGTCCGGGGCAAGGGCGTGCTCCTCGACGAGCCGAGCGTCGTCGCCCTGAACTCCACCACCGGCGAGATCCTCGCGGTCGGTCACGAGGCGAAGCGGATGATCGGGCGCACCCCCGACAACATCACCGCGATCCGTCCCCTGAAGGACGGCGTCATCGCCGACTTCGAGGCGACCGAGCAGATGCTGCGCTTCTTCATCCAGCAGGTGCACCGTCGCCGCTACTTCGCCAAGCCCCGCATGGTCATCTGCGTGCCGAGCGGCATCACCGCCGTCGAGCAGCGGGCGGTTAAGGAGGCCGGCTACCAGGCCGGCGCCCGCCGGGTCTACATCGTGGAGGAGCCGATGGCCGCCGCGATCGGCGCCGGGCTCCCCGTGCACCAGGCCACCGGCAACATGGTCGTGGACGTCGGCGGCGGCACCACCGAGGTCGCGGTCATCTCGCTCGGTGGCATCGTCACCAGCCTGTCCATCCGCACGGCCGGCGACGACCTCGACCAGGCGATCGTGGCCTGGATGAAGAAGGAGTACTCCCTCATGCTCGGGGAGCGCACCGCCGAGGAGGTCAAGATGACCCTCGGCTCCGCCTTCCCGCTGCCCGACGAGCCCGAGGCCGAGATCCGCGGCCGCGACATGGTCTCCGGCCTGCCCCGCACGGTCGTCGTCTCCAGCGCCGAGGTCCGCCAGGCCCTCGAGGAGCCGCTGCACGCGATCGTCGACGCGGTCCGCGCCACCCTCGACCAGACCCCGCCCGAGCTGGCCGGCGACATCATGGACCGCGGCATCGTGCTCACCGGCGGCGGCGCCCTGCTCCGCGGCCTGGACGAGCGGCTGCGCCACGAGACCGGCATGCCCGTGCACGTCGCCGAGGACCCGCTGACCTCGGTCGCGCTGGGTGCCGGCAAGTGCGTCGAGGAGTTCGAGGCCCTCCAGCAGGTGCTCGTCTCCGAGCCCCGGCGGTTCTGA